ttttgttaacttactaatcAAATCTCagtttggtagtcccaactactatttccctcgaatggtagatcttctTACatgacctgaaggagaatcaggagctgattaactagacacagttgactaagcgacagtgcgacgtcaatgttaatatagtagttaacgtaaattactacttgtacaatggagttgcatctctagtactttttggatcataaccattttggactagtgttgtgatctgttcaatgggtctttatgtatgaagtatgttttaagcatttgggatattttcaatttggtgcatagtattgctaaagaaaaaaattatccgctgcgaatattgcataatgttagatgcatgttaggaacattgcatcttatatgtcatgaacgggggcaggaaaccttgtgttgcatgtctcgacgcttcaaatgttcgtccgatcccaaacaaaatttggggacgtcacaccAACTGCCTTCAGAGCAGGAAGTGAAAGATGCTATTTTCTCCATTCCAATAGATAGTAGTCTGGGTCTAGATGGGTTTGGTTCGGGCTTTTATCGGTCATGTTGGCATATTATCTCCAAGGAGGTTGTTGAAGCGATGGTTGATTTTTTCAGTGGTGCTATCCTTCCTAGATTTTATTCAGCCTCTTTCCTTGTGCTAATTCCGAAAGTTCTGAGCCCTGATAGCTTTGATAAATTCCGACCTATTAGCTTATGCTCgattttttataaggtttgttcTAAGATTTTGGTTAATCGTATGTCTCCAATTTTAGCCAAAATTATTTCGCCAGAGCAAGGAGCCTTTATTCAGGGTCctagtatttttgaaaatattagtttgactCAAGAAATGATGCATGCTTTAAGCAAGACTTCTTGGGGGGGTAATGTTGTGATGAAGATTGATATGGCTAAAACATATGACAGTATTAACTGGGATTTTCTGTTACATGTATTATGTTCCCTGGGTTTCTCAGATCCAGTTTTCAATATTATTCGACAATGTATTTCTTCACCGTGGTACTCAGTGGTAATGAATGGAGTTCCTAAAGGCTTCTTTAAGGGTGGTAGAGGGTTGAGACAGGGTGATCTACTatcttcttatttatttattcttgtgGAGGAAATCCTTTCTAGGATGTTAAAGCAACAGGTTGAGTCAGGGAAAATTGCTCCTTTTTATCACCCAAGGGGGGCTCCTATTATATCTCACATTCTTTATGCAGATGATATAGTAATTTTTGCTAATGGTGGAAAAACCTCGATTAAGAATATCACTAAGGTTCTTAAGGTTTATGGAGAATGGTCGGGCTAAGAGGTGAATGAAAGCAAATCTTCGatccttttttcaaaaaaaaaaaaaatctttatctcggtgtagaatattttgagaattaCCGGATTTATTGAAGGAGGATTTCCGTTTAATTATTTGGGTGTTCCCATTGTTTCGGGAAGACTTTTGGTGGCACACTTTGAAGGCTTGATTAAAAAAGTAAGAGATTGCATAGAGGGTTGGAAGGCCCAATTACTTTCAAATGGCTCTCGGCTATTgcttttaaagcatgttttgcaaAGCATTCCTATCCATAGcctttctattttacatactccGAAAGTGTCATTGGATAAATTGAAGAGACTAATGTGTACTTTCTTTTGGGGTGTTAGAGATGGCAAGCCTAAGAAAAAAATGGAGGGCTTGGGATGAGCTGTGTAGACCAGTTTTAGAGGGGGGTATTGGGCTCAGAAATTTGCTTGAGGCGCAGAGATCCCTTCATATGAAATTTGTCTGGAATTTGTTTCAAGGAAAATCGGTTTGGTCGAAATTTTTGGTTGCTAAATATGTCGGTAATAATCATATCTCCTGTGTGGATTCATCTAAAGGATCAAAATCATGGAAGATGCTTTTAGATAACATGGCTGCTGTAAAAAAATTTTCCAAATGGAGGGTGAAAGAATGTAACATTTCCTTTTGGCAAGACAGATGGTTAAATGATGGTCCTCTTAGTGAGCAACATGAAGTTTGGGATTTTTCGAATCTTTCTATCGCTGAGTGTAAACTTGGAAATGGGTGGAATGTGGAACTGTTTGACCGATTAGTTGGCATGGAAAAGTTAGAACAAATCTTAGAAGAATTGGGTAGAGTGAAGCAGGGGAAGGACACTCTTATTTGGTTACCGAATGCCCATGGGAATTTTTCCCCTCATTCTGCATGGGAATGTATCAGGTCTAGAGGCCCAAAAGTGCCTTCGCATAAATGGTTGTGGCATCCTGCACTACCAAAAAAAATGTCTCTAATAATGTGGAAGACACATAATAATTGTTTGCCGGTGGATGATAGGGTTCGTAGAGCAGGGATTTCGTTGGTTTCTAAATGTGATTGCTGTGACAATGGGGGATATGAGGATTAGAGTCATGTACTGGCACTTGGGACTTTTGCCGAGCAGGCATGGAGCAAATGTTGCTTTACTCTTGCTATACCTCAGTTGGATGGCCGGAATTGGAAAGACAAAGTAGAAATATGGTTTAGATGTGCTAAATTTTCAACGCAACCAGGTCAATTAATTGGTCTTCTTCCTAGCATAATCACATGGAAGCTATAGACTCGACGGTGCTTGGCTAGAATGGAAGGAAAACATGAGTCCTTAATTTCAGTGTGGAATTCGATTAAATATTGGCTGGGTTTGTTTGGGGAAAATTTGAAGGCTTCTTCCAGCTTATCTAAGCAAGATGAGGAGATATTGTTTATGTTTAATATACCTGTTAAGCATAAACATATATCTTATTTGCCTTTGAAATGGGTGAAACCGAAGGAAGGTTGGCCAAGCTAAACGTGGATGGCTGTTTGTTGGGGAACCCAGGTTCATCGGGTGCAGGAGGTGTTATTAGAGATTGTAAAGGGAAGTTAATTTTAGGTTTTGCAATAGCTACtagaaataaatcaaataatgttGCTGAATTTTTTAGCTTGGTTTAGGGCATGAGGATTGTGAGATTTTTAGGCATTCAAAATATAGACATTGAGATGGACTCTACGATTGTGATTGAGtggatgaagaaaaaaagatgtggaCTTTGGTATTTAGAAGATTATTAGGAAGAGTTGATGCAGCTATGTGAAGGCTTGAATTACAGAGTCGGGCATGTCTATAGGCAGTGTAACTCGTTGGCTGATGGTTTTGCAAGGTTGGGAGCTTCTGCAATGAATCAGACTTGGAATGAAAGCTCTGAGTTACCTGCTGGAATTAGAGGAATTCTTCACTTGGATAATAGTGGCTTGCCAAGTTTGCGCAAAATGGCTTGCGTTGTGCGTAGCTTCAAGAGGATTTCAATTTGACATAATTCTTCTTATGGAAGCTTGGTGACAGAACTTTTCGTATAGATGGGACGGTGGCTTTTTTTGCcttatatgtatttaatttattgattGGGTTTGGTTATTCTTTGTATTGATCTTGTTAAAACAGACACAGAAAGtagaaaacagaaaaattgAGATGAACAAGTGATGTGGAGAAACTCTTTTCTCATATATGATTTATGTTACATGgaacttgatatatatatacactgctacaagaacagaaagaaaaaaaaaagaaaacttctaaaatacatCTTTTTACTCTACTACTAAATTACAGATTGTCAATCTCAGCTTTTTGGACAACATGGTGTATGCAGTGCTTTATGCATCGAGGTCCTGGCTTTTTCTGTGTAGTCATGTATTCTTTCAATTGATGTTTTGTGTTTCTGTGCCAATACTTTCTCCTTTCTgctgctttcttttttttttgtattttgcagcacacttttatttactttttcagcTGCATGCTTTCCTTGAGGGTTGCAGGTTGTTGCAGGTCTGTTTTGGTTGCTGCATGTACTACTTTGTGAGTTGTAGTCTTGATGTTTAGTGTCCTCATGCCCTTCTTGcttgttcttgatttctttgcATTTTACTTCATGATACTCCCCCTAAGATGGGCATAGATATTTAGGATTCCCATCTTGGACAATAGGAACTGAAGAGTGGAAGATGTGAGAGCCTTAGTGAAAATGTCAGCTAATTGGAACCTTGAGGCTATGTGGACTGGAGTGATGATTCTAGCTAGGACCTTCTCTCGAACAAAGTGACAATCTATCTCTATGTGCTTAGTTCTCTCATGGAAGATAGGATTCCTTGTAATGTGGATGGCTGCTTGATTGTCACAGAACAAGAGGGCAGATTGCTCATGCTTGATGTTGAAATCTTTTAGCAAACCAATGAGCCATATGATTTCACAACTTGTGGAGGCCAAAGCcctatattctgcctcagctgAGGACCTAGAAACAgttgcttgtttctttgatttccaactTATCAACGAGTCTCCAATAAACACATAAAAACCTGTGATAGATCTCCTAGTTCCGGGAC
This genomic interval from Carya illinoinensis cultivar Pawnee chromosome 10, C.illinoinensisPawnee_v1, whole genome shotgun sequence contains the following:
- the LOC122279516 gene encoding uncharacterized protein LOC122279516, yielding MASLRKKWRAWDELCRPVLEGGIGLRNLLEAQRSLHMKFVWNLFQGKSVWSKFLVAKYVGNNHISCVDSSKGSKSWKMLLDNMAAVKKFSKWRVKECNISFWQDRWLNDGPLSEQHEVWDFSNLSIAECKLGNGWNVELFDRLVGMEKLEQILEELGRVKQGKDTLIWLPNAHGNFSPHSAWECIRSRGPKVPSHKWLWHPALPKKMSLIMWKTHNNCLPVDDRVRRAGISLVSKCDCCDNGGYED